A region of the Phaseolus vulgaris cultivar G19833 chromosome 11, P. vulgaris v2.0, whole genome shotgun sequence genome:
ttagaaattatacgtaTCTCCATGTCCGTATCCGTATCGTGTTAGTGTCCGTATCCGTATTTGTGCTACATAGGTTATAGTTAAAATCAGCACATGGTTAATGAATTGGTAACTATttgttaattataaatttaaatatatttttcttatcagaaactctttaaattctttataatatttcttgagttaattttctttaaatttgttACCATAACTTTTTCTCTTGAGAAAATTGATGTACATactaataagtttttttaactGACTTTTaactcaaattattttaaatgctTCAACGAGTGAAACAAAATCATTGAAAACCTTCCATAATAGGACTAACTCTTGCAAGCTTGACAGAGAAGTAGAGAACCATGCCAAATGCTCCACATGAATGGCGATTGAGAGGAATATCAGTAAGGAGGGTGCATGATGTAAGCAGCAACTCTTAGAACTGCGTTGTTGGGTAGAAACCATTCACGGACATTCCTCCATCAATACAAATAATCTGGCCAGTGATGTATGACGATGCTGGTAGGCAAAGAAACGCAACAAGAGAAGAGACATCTGCTGGATCTCCAAGCCGCCTAAGAGGAGTTCTAGAGTACACTTCTTCCAGATACTCTTTCTTGCTCAGCACCTAAAACAAGAGGGTAAACTTAGATATCGTTCATATCAGGTCACTACATTAGAATTCTGTGTATTAGAGCATCCAGAAAGTTCCTGACCCAAATGCAATGTTGTTACATAGGGAATGGAACACTACTGACCACTATTAGAATTTTTTACAAAGCTAATGTGCAGCATGAATTATGGGTAAGGACAATCACAAACACTCTCTTCATGCAGTAACAAAGCCAAAGACAATGTCCAAGACACATTTTTTCTTTGATCTCTATGCTTGAAAATGTAATTTGTAGTGCAAGAGTGCTAGCAGTATGTTTAAAGGAAGGGTTTAGAGAGATTTACTGATTTAGACTCTCAGTCAAATCCCAGGACGGCCCAACTATGGGACCAGAAAAAACGTcttaaaaatacttttgttGGATATTTGAAAGTATCTATTGTGTCTCTGTTTCTGCCATATTGTCTAAATTTGTTTGGTACAGTGGTTGTGCATTTAGATTCGCATTATCATTGGCATGTCATACACGCTTGTGAAAGAGTTACTGCTCCAGACGACTGGATTCAAGTTAAGTAGCTAGGATAGCAATTCACTAGACAATAAATTCATTACAATCTACCTATGATAGGATAGAGGAAAGAGATTGATTACGTATATCTACAAGTACGAAGATGTAGAACCAATTCTGTGCTTTTGAAATATGTTGTTAATCATAAGGAGGGGAATAGAGATCATAGACATAAGACAAATAGAAAGGAATAATTCTCAGGAGATATCTAGTACTGATTAAAAGATGTAAATGAATTACAAGTAGTCTGACTTATGGACTAACGATGTATAACTACTTACCTAATGGTATAGTCTAACAAAAACTTACAAGGGATGGAAGACTTAAAAATCAGAAGTGGTATGTACCTTGTAATTTCAAAGCTGTTCAGTTtggaaataatattttcatgcACCCAAccaattttttaaagaaaaagaaagtaaaaagtgATGGTATTACTATACCATCATTAAAATGACACTAATGAGTGTCATAGGCAGCTTATTCTAACCAATGGATACAGAATAAAGCAGAAGAACAACCTGCTCTACCATTGAAGTTCTGATGTACCAAGGTGCCACTGCATTACTCCTTATATTGTCTTTTGCCCACTCACAAGCTAGATTTCTTGTGAGTTGATTAATTGCCCCTATAAATCAGAAAACAAACTAACCTTCAAAATTTGATAAACTCATCAACATCACAGCATTTGTTAAACAATCTGCAATACACCATCGGGCAGGGAAATTACCTTTTGTTGCTCCTTGAACAGACATTGATTTCAGTGAGACAAAACCAGAAACAGAAGAGACAAACACAACACTTCCCATTCCCGATGCTTTCAAAAGTGGATATGCAAGTTGACATATGTGAAAGACAGATCCCAAATTGGTATCAATAAGAGTGGAAAACTCTGCACTTGTGAAGTCTGTCACCGGTTTCCGAATGTTTGTCCCTACATTGTTTATCTATACATCAAATTTATCAGGTTACCAGGGACATCTACATTAATAAGGCTTACTAATCCAAAGTAGACCTCAAAGTAATCGAGAACCACTGTTGTAACAGGACTAAACATCGAGGGGtggtaaaataaattatcagtGTGGTGTAACCGATAGGCCTAACAGTTACTAGAACAAACTCCAATACTATCTAATGATTTGGTCGAGCCTTGATCCCCAAAAGTTAGTTCATAATACAAGATTAGTCTCCACTTTTATGCACCACTTTACTCATATACCATTATCCAATAGgttatttttaacaaaaactTACAAGGATGTTGAGTTTCCCGTGAAAAAGAGAGGAAACAGACTCCATGAGCGCCTCCCTCTGCTTTGGAACTGATACATCACAAACTGAGCCAGTGACCTCAAAGCCCGAATCATTCCATTTCTTCAAGCATTCAGTGAGATCGTGTTCGTTCCTGGCACAGGTATGAACTCTGGCTCCAAACCCCGTCAATTCCTCCACAATGGCGCGCCTTTTACATGTCCCACAAGAATTCACAAGTAAAATT
Encoded here:
- the LOC137807286 gene encoding tropinone reductase homolog At5g06060-like produces the protein MHQLSLINPTSYLPLPSNRTTTTTSLIFNHVRKISKSNCIRSQSTQQRWTLQGMTALVTGGTRGIGRAIVEELTGFGARVHTCARNEHDLTECLKKWNDSGFEVTGSVCDVSVPKQREALMESVSSLFHGKLNILINNVGTNIRKPVTDFTSAEFSTLIDTNLGSVFHICQLAYPLLKASGMGSVVFVSSVSGFVSLKSMSVQGATKGAINQLTRNLACEWAKDNIRSNAVAPWYIRTSMVEQVLSKKEYLEEVYSRTPLRRLGDPADVSSLVAFLCLPASSYITGQIICIDGGMSVNGFYPTTQF